From Butyricimonas paravirosa, one genomic window encodes:
- the traN gene encoding conjugative transposon protein TraN yields MKKILLMLALAGGVASAHAQSADTTAVNDLTLKADIYPQQEDGDLYHGLSRKLTFDRMIPPYGLEVTYDKTTHIIFPSAVRYVDLGSPNLIAGKADGSENVIRVKATRKNFREETNMSVITESGSFYTFNVKYADEPLLLNIEMADFVHDGSEVNRPNNALDIYLKELGSESPKLVHLISKAIHKDNRRHIKHIGSKAFGIQYLLRGLYTHNGLLYFHTQVKNTSNVPYEVDFVTFKIVDKKVLKRTAIQEQVIFPLRAYNYATAVAGKKDERTVFVFDKFTIPADKMLVVEMHEKSGGRHQTFTVESEDIVRARVINELKVK; encoded by the coding sequence ATGAAAAAGATTCTTTTGATGCTTGCCCTCGCAGGCGGCGTTGCAAGTGCACATGCACAGTCGGCTGATACCACGGCCGTAAATGATTTGACCCTGAAGGCGGATATCTATCCGCAGCAGGAGGACGGCGACCTCTATCACGGGCTGTCCAGAAAGCTCACCTTTGATCGGATGATTCCGCCTTACGGTCTGGAAGTGACGTATGACAAGACGACCCATATCATCTTTCCCTCGGCTGTCCGTTACGTGGATCTCGGTTCTCCGAATCTGATTGCGGGCAAGGCGGACGGTTCAGAGAATGTAATCAGGGTAAAGGCTACCAGAAAGAACTTCCGTGAGGAGACCAACATGTCGGTGATTACCGAAAGCGGAAGTTTCTACACCTTCAATGTGAAGTATGCCGATGAGCCTCTGCTGCTCAACATCGAGATGGCCGATTTTGTTCATGACGGCAGCGAGGTGAACCGCCCGAACAATGCCCTTGACATCTACCTGAAGGAACTCGGCAGCGAGTCGCCCAAGCTGGTACACCTTATATCCAAGGCCATCCACAAGGATAACAGACGTCATATCAAGCATATCGGGAGCAAGGCGTTCGGCATCCAGTACCTGCTGCGCGGACTCTATACCCATAACGGGCTGCTTTATTTCCATACCCAGGTGAAGAACACGTCGAACGTGCCTTATGAGGTGGATTTCGTGACGTTCAAGATCGTAGACAAGAAGGTACTCAAGCGCACGGCCATCCAAGAGCAGGTGATATTTCCACTGCGTGCCTACAACTATGCCACGGCTGTCGCCGGAAAGAAGGATGAGCGTACTGTCTTTGTCTTTGACAAGTTCACCATTCCCGCCGACAAGATGCTGGTGGTGGAGATGCACGAGAAGAGCGGAGGCCGTCACCAGACCTTCACCGTGGAGAGTGAGGACATCGTGAGAGCGAGGGTGATCAATGAACTTAAAGTGAAATGA
- the traM gene encoding conjugative transposon protein TraM produces MSTDAEKLKQKQKIRKYLVFTGMFLLFLGCMWLIFAPSEKDRQEAERKTGFNAELPDPKGTGIEADKMAAYEQADMVRRQEEKKRTLADFSALTDGHRQDNIPETEPAQDIASENESRAYHSGGNGRTGAFASSASAYNDINATLGSFYESPEEDPEKEALKAEVEQLRQAAAAQTAGPSYEEQVALLEKSYELAAKYMPSGGSTGTADSQETESPSRERKAKAVPVGLVSSPVVSSLPQPLTDSVQFARLLSGADIGFHTAVGSAGTQMARNTIRACVHGDQTIISGQSVRLRLLEAMRVGRYVLPRNTLLTGEGRIQGERLGIEILQVEYDGNVIPVELTVLDSDGQDGIFIPGSTEANAVREVAANMGQNLGTTISITNQSAGDQLLSELGRGAIQGVSQYISKKMREEKVHLKSGYGLMLYQNNNQ; encoded by the coding sequence ATGAGTACAGATGCAGAAAAATTGAAACAGAAGCAGAAAATCAGGAAATATCTGGTTTTCACAGGCATGTTCCTGCTGTTCCTCGGGTGCATGTGGTTAATTTTCGCCCCGTCCGAAAAAGACAGGCAGGAGGCGGAAAGGAAGACAGGCTTCAATGCCGAACTTCCCGATCCGAAAGGTACGGGTATAGAGGCGGACAAGATGGCTGCCTATGAGCAGGCGGACATGGTTCGCCGGCAGGAGGAGAAGAAGCGTACGCTGGCCGACTTCTCCGCCCTGACCGATGGACACAGACAGGATAATATCCCGGAAACAGAACCGGCGCAGGACATTGCAAGTGAAAATGAAAGCCGTGCGTACCATTCAGGAGGAAACGGCAGGACGGGAGCCTTCGCCTCTTCAGCCTCGGCCTACAACGACATCAACGCCACTCTCGGCAGTTTTTACGAGAGTCCTGAGGAAGACCCGGAAAAGGAAGCCCTGAAAGCAGAGGTGGAACAGCTCAGACAGGCTGCCGCAGCGCAGACGGCCGGACCGAGCTACGAGGAACAGGTGGCTCTGCTGGAGAAGTCCTATGAACTTGCCGCCAAATATATGCCTTCGGGCGGCAGCACGGGAACAGCGGACAGTCAGGAGACGGAAAGTCCCTCAAGGGAGAGGAAGGCGAAAGCCGTTCCCGTCGGGCTGGTGTCCTCTCCGGTCGTGTCGTCCCTTCCTCAGCCTCTTACCGATTCGGTACAGTTCGCGAGACTGCTTTCCGGTGCTGATATCGGCTTCCATACGGCTGTGGGCAGTGCCGGGACACAGATGGCGAGGAATACCATACGGGCCTGCGTGCATGGCGACCAGACCATTATCAGCGGACAAAGCGTGCGTCTCAGGCTGCTGGAGGCCATGCGTGTGGGAAGATATGTGCTTCCCCGCAATACCCTGCTGACCGGTGAGGGACGTATCCAGGGCGAGCGGCTTGGCATTGAAATCCTGCAGGTCGAATATGACGGCAATGTCATTCCCGTGGAACTGACCGTGCTGGACAGTGACGGACAGGACGGGATATTCATTCCCGGTTCGACGGAAGCGAATGCGGTAAGGGAAGTGGCCGCCAACATGGGACAGAATCTCGGCACGACCATCTCCATCACCAACCAGTCGGCAGGTGACCAGCTTCTCTCCGAGCTTGGACGAGGGGCCATACAAGGCGTGTCGCAGTACATCTCCAAAAAGATGCGCGAGGAGAAGGTACACCTCAAATCAGGCTACGGACTGATGCTTTATCAGAACAACAATCAATAA
- a CDS encoding TraL conjugative transposon family protein has protein sequence MRKMYVKFKECIGGRLRGLCDRLTPRQRAIAIIVMVSLFALVNFYMIFRAIYDIGREDARQDIIRITPLEVPDFVPADTLSDMKVREMEEFFNQFNK, from the coding sequence ATGAGAAAAATGTATGTAAAGTTCAAGGAATGTATCGGGGGCAGGCTGCGCGGCCTTTGTGACAGACTCACACCCCGTCAGAGGGCAATCGCCATCATCGTGATGGTTTCCCTTTTCGCGCTGGTGAATTTCTACATGATTTTCCGTGCGATTTATGACATCGGACGGGAGGATGCCCGGCAGGACATCATCAGGATAACCCCGCTTGAGGTTCCCGACTTTGTGCCTGCGGATACCCTCTCCGATATGAAAGTCCGTGAGATGGAAGAGTTTTTTAACCAGTTCAACAAGTAA
- the traK gene encoding conjugative transposon protein TraK, with the protein MEFKSLKNIETSFRHLRLFGIVYLGVCTLLVGYSVWKAYSFAEAQRQKIYVLDEGKSLMLALSQDLEQNRPVEAREHVRRFHELFFTLAPDKSAIEGNVQRAMFLSDRSAYSHYGDLAEQGYYNRIISGNVSQRIEIDSVKCDFNTYPYDVMTYARLFIIREKSVTERSLVTHGRLRNSTRSDNNPHGFILEGFHVLENRDIRMYDR; encoded by the coding sequence ATGGAATTCAAATCATTGAAAAATATCGAGACCAGCTTCCGGCATCTGCGCCTGTTCGGAATAGTCTATCTGGGTGTCTGCACCCTGCTTGTGGGCTATTCCGTGTGGAAGGCATACAGTTTTGCCGAAGCCCAGCGCCAGAAGATCTATGTGCTGGATGAGGGGAAGTCGCTCATGCTCGCCCTCTCGCAGGACCTGGAGCAGAACCGTCCCGTAGAGGCAAGGGAACATGTCAGACGTTTCCATGAGCTGTTCTTCACGCTGGCCCCTGACAAGAGTGCCATCGAGGGGAACGTGCAGCGTGCCATGTTCCTGAGTGACCGTTCCGCCTATTCCCATTACGGGGATCTGGCCGAACAGGGTTATTACAATAGAATAATTTCGGGCAATGTCAGCCAGCGTATCGAGATAGACAGCGTGAAATGCGACTTCAACACCTATCCGTATGATGTCATGACATACGCACGCCTTTTCATCATCCGTGAGAAGAGCGTGACGGAACGCAGCCTTGTCACGCATGGCAGGTTGCGGAATTCCACCCGCAGTGACAACAATCCGCACGGGTTCATCCTGGAAGGGTTCCATGTACTGGAGAACAGGGATATCAGAATGTATGACAGATAA
- the traJ gene encoding conjugative transposon protein TraJ, translating to MVLLAVNFDNLHQILQSLYTDMMPLCSQMTGVAKGLAGLGALFYVAYRVWQSLARAEPIDVFPLLRPFALGICIMFFPTIVLGTLNSILSPVVTGTHRILETQTFDMNEYRQQKDKLEIEAMRRNPETAYLVDKEAFDNKLDELGALDAIEACGMYVDRAMYNMKKSVQNFFRELLELMFNAAALVVDTLRTFFLIVLSILGPISFAISCWDGFQASLSQWFVRYISIYLWLPVSDLFSSVLARIQTLMLQRDIEQLSDPNFIPDSSNAVYITFLIIGIIGYFTIPTVANWIVQAGGGAGNYGKNVNQAASKTGSIVGGAAGATVGNVAGRLIK from the coding sequence ATGGTATTGTTGGCTGTGAATTTTGACAATCTGCACCAGATCCTGCAAAGTCTGTACACGGACATGATGCCGCTCTGTTCGCAGATGACCGGCGTGGCCAAGGGCCTTGCCGGATTGGGAGCCCTCTTTTATGTGGCGTACCGTGTCTGGCAGTCGCTGGCCAGGGCCGAACCTATTGACGTGTTCCCTTTGCTGCGTCCGTTTGCTCTGGGTATCTGCATCATGTTTTTTCCGACCATCGTGCTGGGTACGCTCAACAGCATTTTGTCACCCGTCGTGACCGGAACGCACAGGATTCTGGAGACGCAGACCTTTGACATGAATGAGTATCGGCAGCAGAAGGACAAGCTGGAGATTGAGGCGATGCGGAGGAATCCCGAGACGGCCTACCTGGTGGACAAGGAGGCTTTTGACAACAAACTGGATGAACTGGGAGCTCTGGACGCTATCGAGGCTTGCGGTATGTATGTGGACCGTGCCATGTACAACATGAAGAAGTCCGTGCAGAATTTTTTCCGTGAGCTGCTGGAACTGATGTTCAATGCGGCCGCGCTTGTAGTGGACACGCTAAGGACATTCTTCCTGATTGTCCTTTCCATTCTCGGACCGATTTCCTTTGCCATTTCGTGCTGGGACGGCTTTCAGGCCTCGCTGAGCCAATGGTTTGTCCGCTATATCAGCATCTATCTGTGGCTGCCCGTCTCTGATCTTTTCAGCAGCGTGCTGGCACGCATACAGACCCTGATGCTTCAGAGGGACATCGAGCAGCTGTCCGACCCCAACTTCATTCCGGACAGTTCCAATGCCGTGTACATCACGTTCCTGATTATCGGCATCATCGGGTATTTCACGATTCCGACCGTGGCCAACTGGATTGTTCAGGCCGGTGGAGGTGCAGGAAATTACGGCAAGAACGTGAATCAGGCTGCTTCCAAGACAGGCTCCATTGTGGGCGGTGCCGCAGGTGCTACTGTAGGAAATGTGGCCGGAAGACTAATCAAGTAA
- a CDS encoding DUF4141 domain-containing protein gives MKKRILTALCCICLLSAGRAHAQWVVTDPGNLAQGIINAAKNIVHTSSTAGNMLNNFQETVKIYKQGKEYYDGLRKVKNLVRDARKVQQTILMVGDITEIYVTSYERMLSDPYFTPEELSAIALGYTKLLEESANLLTDLKTVVNENGLSMNDKERMDIIDRCYTDMLQYRSLVQYYTNKNIGVSYLRAKKQNDLDRVMALYGSPNERYW, from the coding sequence ATGAAGAAAAGAATTCTGACAGCCTTATGCTGTATCTGCCTCCTTTCGGCAGGCAGGGCACACGCCCAATGGGTAGTGACCGATCCCGGGAATCTTGCCCAGGGCATCATCAATGCCGCCAAGAATATCGTCCACACGTCCTCGACGGCTGGCAACATGCTCAACAATTTTCAGGAGACGGTCAAGATTTACAAGCAGGGCAAGGAGTATTATGACGGCCTTAGGAAAGTGAAGAATCTGGTACGCGATGCCCGCAAGGTGCAGCAGACCATCCTGATGGTCGGCGACATCACGGAAATCTATGTGACCAGTTATGAGCGTATGCTCAGTGACCCTTATTTCACCCCTGAGGAACTGAGTGCTATCGCCCTCGGCTACACGAAGCTGCTGGAGGAGAGTGCCAATCTGCTGACGGACCTGAAGACGGTGGTCAACGAGAACGGCCTTTCGATGAACGACAAGGAACGTATGGACATCATCGACCGCTGTTATACCGACATGCTGCAATACCGCAGTCTGGTGCAGTACTATACCAACAAGAACATCGGCGTGTCGTACCTGCGTGCCAAGAAACAGAATGATCTTGACCGTGTGATGGCTCTGTACGGTTCACCCAACGAACGTTACTGGTAA
- a CDS encoding TraG family conjugative transposon ATPase, producing MRNVMKAATLESRFPLMAVEHGCIISKDADITVAYRVELPEVFTLTRAEYEALHSTWAKAVRVLPNYSIVHKQDIFIEESYRPDICRDDLSFLSRSFERHFNERPYLNHTCYLFLTKTTKEHSRTTSSFNALTRGFIIPKEMQDKDTVARFLECCGQFERIVNDSGLLRMVRLTDEEITGTETSAGIIEKYFSLSQENTTSLQDITLGAGEMKVGDNLLCLHTLSETEDLPSSVGTDSRYERLSTDRSDCRLSFAAPIGILLTCNHIVNQYLFIDDSAENLRKFEQTARNMHSLSRYSRSNQINREWIEEYLNEAHSKGLTSIRAHCNVFAWSDDREKLKRIKNDVGSQIALMEAKPRQNTVDVPTLFWAAIPGNAGDFPSEESFYTFIEQALCLFIGETSYKDSLSPFGIRMVDRLTGKPVHLDISDLPMKNGTITNRNKFILGPSGSGKSFFTNHMVRQYYEQGAHVLLVDTGNSYQGLCSLIHARTHGEDGIYFTYEESDPIAFNPFYVEDGVFDIEKKESIKTLILTLWKRDDEPPTRAEEVALSNAVNLFLEKIRTDSTVVPSFNTFYEFIRDEFQEILKTKRTREKDFDVWGFLNVLEPYYKGGEYDFLLNSDRQLDLLGKRFIVFELDNIRDNKVLLPIVTIIIMETFISKMRKLKGIRKMILIEECWKALASANMSNYIRYLFKTVRKFFGEAVVVTQEVEDIISSPIVKGTIINNSDCKILLDQRKYVNKFDEIQSLLGLTDKERAQILSINMANSPSRKYKEVWIGLGGTQSAVYATEVSPEEYCTYTTEETEKLEVMRLTRKLGGNIELAIKQLAESKRKK from the coding sequence ATGAGAAATGTAATGAAAGCCGCCACACTGGAAAGCCGGTTTCCTCTGATGGCCGTCGAGCACGGGTGCATCATCAGCAAGGATGCCGACATCACCGTGGCCTACAGGGTGGAGCTGCCCGAAGTGTTTACGCTGACACGCGCCGAGTACGAGGCCCTCCATTCCACATGGGCGAAGGCTGTCCGGGTTCTGCCGAACTACAGCATTGTCCACAAGCAGGATATCTTCATCGAGGAGAGTTACAGACCTGACATCTGCCGGGATGACCTGAGTTTCCTCAGCCGAAGCTTTGAAAGGCATTTCAACGAACGGCCGTACCTGAACCATACCTGCTATCTGTTCCTGACTAAGACCACTAAGGAACACAGCCGCACGACAAGCAGTTTCAATGCCCTCACGCGCGGGTTTATCATCCCCAAGGAGATGCAGGACAAGGATACCGTTGCACGCTTCCTGGAATGCTGCGGGCAGTTCGAGCGTATCGTGAACGACAGCGGTCTGCTCCGCATGGTCAGGCTGACGGACGAAGAGATTACCGGTACGGAAACCTCCGCGGGCATTATCGAAAAGTATTTTTCGCTTTCGCAGGAAAATACGACCAGCCTGCAGGACATCACTCTCGGAGCCGGGGAAATGAAGGTCGGCGACAACCTGCTCTGCCTGCATACCCTCTCCGAAACGGAAGACCTGCCGTCATCCGTGGGTACGGACAGCCGTTATGAACGGCTGTCCACGGACCGCAGCGACTGCCGCCTGTCCTTTGCCGCACCGATAGGGATACTGCTCACGTGCAACCATATCGTGAACCAGTATCTCTTCATAGACGATTCGGCGGAAAACCTGAGGAAATTTGAGCAGACCGCCCGCAACATGCACTCGCTGTCCCGTTACAGCCGCTCCAACCAGATCAACCGTGAATGGATTGAGGAGTACCTGAACGAGGCGCACAGCAAGGGGCTCACTTCCATCCGTGCGCACTGCAACGTCTTTGCATGGAGTGACGACCGGGAGAAGCTGAAGCGTATCAAGAACGACGTGGGCAGTCAGATTGCCCTGATGGAGGCCAAGCCCCGTCAGAACACGGTCGATGTGCCGACACTCTTCTGGGCGGCCATTCCCGGCAATGCCGGTGATTTCCCGTCAGAGGAAAGCTTCTACACCTTCATCGAGCAGGCCCTGTGCCTGTTCATCGGGGAAACGTCCTACAAGGATTCACTCTCGCCGTTCGGCATCCGCATGGTGGACCGTCTGACCGGAAAGCCTGTCCATCTGGACATTTCCGACCTTCCGATGAAGAACGGTACGATTACCAACCGCAACAAGTTCATCCTCGGACCTTCGGGCAGCGGAAAGTCTTTTTTCACCAACCACATGGTGCGCCAGTATTATGAACAGGGAGCGCATGTGCTGCTGGTGGACACGGGAAATTCCTATCAGGGACTGTGCAGCCTTATCCATGCACGCACGCATGGCGAGGACGGCATCTATTTCACCTATGAGGAGAGCGATCCGATAGCCTTCAATCCTTTCTACGTGGAGGACGGTGTGTTTGACATCGAAAAGAAGGAGTCCATCAAGACGCTTATCCTTACCCTGTGGAAACGTGACGACGAGCCGCCGACACGTGCCGAGGAGGTGGCACTCTCCAACGCGGTCAATCTCTTTCTGGAGAAGATACGCACGGACAGTACCGTGGTTCCGTCCTTCAATACCTTCTATGAGTTCATCCGAGACGAATTTCAGGAAATCCTGAAGACCAAGCGTACACGGGAGAAGGATTTTGACGTGTGGGGATTCCTGAATGTGCTGGAACCTTATTACAAGGGTGGCGAGTATGACTTCCTGTTGAATTCCGACAGACAGCTTGATTTGCTTGGCAAACGCTTCATTGTCTTCGAGCTGGACAATATTCGTGACAACAAGGTGCTGCTTCCGATTGTCACCATCATCATCATGGAAACTTTCATCAGCAAGATGCGAAAGTTGAAAGGTATCCGAAAGATGATACTTATTGAGGAATGTTGGAAGGCATTGGCATCCGCCAATATGAGCAACTATATCCGCTACCTTTTCAAGACCGTCCGAAAGTTTTTCGGAGAGGCTGTTGTCGTTACCCAGGAGGTGGAAGACATCATTTCGTCACCCATCGTCAAGGGAACCATCATCAACAACAGCGACTGCAAGATTTTGTTGGACCAGAGGAAGTATGTCAACAAGTTCGATGAAATCCAGTCCCTGCTGGGCCTGACCGACAAGGAACGTGCTCAGATTCTCTCCATCAACATGGCCAACAGCCCGTCCCGCAAGTACAAGGAAGTGTGGATAGGTCTCGGCGGAACACAGTCGGCGGTCTATGCCACCGAGGTCTCGCCGGAAGAGTACTGCACCTACACGACCGAGGAGACGGAAAAGCTTGAAGTAATGCGGCTTACCCGGAAGCTGGGTGGCAATATCGAGCTGGCAATCAAGCAGCTGGCCGAGAGCAAGAGGAAAAAGTGA
- a CDS encoding DUF4133 domain-containing protein, with protein MAEYPINKGIGRSPEFKGLKSQYLFIFAGGLLALFVLFVIMYMAGIDQWVCIGFGVICASVLVWVTFRLNAKYGEWGLMKLQALRRHPRYIISRKGFLRLICPTPKKRNV; from the coding sequence ATGGCGGAGTATCCTATCAACAAGGGAATCGGCCGCAGCCCTGAGTTCAAGGGGCTGAAAAGCCAGTACCTGTTCATCTTCGCCGGCGGACTGCTCGCCCTGTTCGTCCTGTTTGTCATCATGTACATGGCAGGCATCGACCAGTGGGTATGTATCGGCTTCGGTGTCATCTGCGCTTCGGTGCTTGTCTGGGTGACTTTCCGCCTGAACGCGAAATATGGTGAATGGGGACTGATGAAATTGCAGGCGCTGCGCCGCCATCCCCGCTACATCATCAGCCGGAAGGGTTTCCTCCGGTTGATTTGTCCAACCCCGAAAAAACGTAATGTATGA
- a CDS encoding DUF4134 domain-containing protein, whose translation MKKRFFFAAMMLLATTGAFAQGNGIGGITEATNMVTSYFDPGTKLIYAIGAVVGLIGGVKVYSKFSSGDPDTSKTAASWFGACIFLIVAATILRSFFL comes from the coding sequence ATGAAAAAAAGATTCTTTTTTGCAGCCATGATGCTGCTTGCAACGACAGGGGCTTTCGCCCAGGGTAATGGTATCGGCGGTATCACTGAAGCCACCAACATGGTCACTTCCTATTTCGATCCGGGAACCAAACTGATTTATGCCATCGGAGCCGTGGTCGGCCTTATCGGAGGCGTGAAGGTCTATTCCAAGTTTTCCTCGGGAGATCCCGACACCTCCAAGACGGCAGCCAGCTGGTTCGGTGCCTGCATCTTTTTAATCGTAGCCGCCACCATCTTACGTTCATTCTTCCTCTGA
- a CDS encoding SLOG family protein — protein sequence MKQEEKKVAAFTGHRKQRLMQENKDYRNFSGQIRGKVITMIKNLYEEGFREFYSGMAEGFDMIAAEAVLQLKEQYEDMTLAAAIPFRAQAEWFDPQDQLLYRELLKKADRVVMLSEKYYRGCYLRRDTYMVSRASMVIAYWDNVCNGGTYHTVKKAVETGREVINLFTGEVITDITALQNNHEPNKPNIKWTD from the coding sequence ATGAAACAGGAAGAAAAAAAGGTAGCGGCATTCACGGGACACCGGAAGCAAAGACTGATGCAGGAAAACAAGGACTACCGGAACTTCAGCGGACAAATCAGGGGAAAGGTCATAACTATGATAAAAAACCTCTATGAAGAAGGTTTCAGAGAATTTTATTCGGGCATGGCAGAAGGGTTCGACATGATAGCGGCTGAAGCTGTCCTGCAACTGAAAGAACAATATGAGGATATGACACTGGCGGCTGCTATCCCTTTCAGAGCCCAAGCCGAATGGTTTGACCCGCAAGACCAGCTGCTTTACAGGGAACTGCTTAAGAAGGCTGACCGGGTAGTGATGCTTTCAGAAAAATATTACAGGGGATGTTACCTGCGCCGTGACACCTATATGGTCAGCAGGGCTTCAATGGTAATAGCATATTGGGACAACGTGTGCAACGGAGGTACATACCATACCGTGAAAAAGGCCGTGGAAACTGGACGGGAAGTCATCAATCTGTTTACTGGAGAAGTGATAACGGACATAACTGCATTGCAAAACAATCATGAACCAAATAAACCGAATATAAAATGGACAGATTAA
- a CDS encoding DUF4122 family protein, with amino-acid sequence MYGIWDLILRLMRIARVRVWRYRRQRKEEAERRARRKARRRKPETDKSKGKTETAVPSSSSDDDDVIGKTKVIYLEDPKVARMTPTRSEPMEKIPLEEDEDIGSDDVEQENKGLTEEEREELMAPVDAEPDPDFNTALTIEEINNVAEVLTSGIVDEQKALRAARTIHYKLSETEILAFLTDKLSNLEKVNGLLDKYLGNRRGVSGRKGSKEDEPFDIDKYA; translated from the coding sequence ATGTACGGAATATGGGACCTCATTTTAAGGCTGATGCGGATTGCCCGTGTCAGAGTGTGGAGATACCGCAGACAACGCAAGGAAGAGGCGGAACGTCGTGCCCGCAGAAAGGCAAGGCGCAGAAAGCCGGAAACGGATAAGTCCAAAGGAAAAACCGAAACGGCTGTTCCGTCCTCTTCTTCGGATGACGATGATGTGATAGGCAAGACAAAGGTCATCTATCTGGAAGACCCGAAAGTTGCAAGGATGACTCCAACCCGTTCCGAGCCGATGGAGAAAATTCCATTGGAGGAAGACGAGGATATCGGTTCTGATGATGTGGAGCAGGAAAACAAAGGACTGACAGAAGAAGAGCGTGAGGAACTGATGGCTCCCGTAGATGCCGAACCCGACCCGGATTTCAACACGGCATTGACAATCGAGGAAATAAACAACGTAGCGGAAGTACTTACTTCCGGGATTGTTGACGAACAGAAAGCCCTGCGTGCCGCAAGAACCATCCATTACAAACTGAGTGAAACGGAGATACTGGCTTTCCTGACCGACAAGCTGAGCAATCTGGAGAAGGTGAACGGTTTGCTTGACAAGTATCTGGGAAACCGGAGGGGTGTATCAGGAAGAAAAGGCAGTAAGGAAGATGAGCCTTTCGATATAGACAAGTATGCGTGA
- a CDS encoding DUF3408 domain-containing protein has translation MTQIIFQAIVACCCIYTAYRLSLFIFRRLFKGRKRGKDVRDVSGETADMTKTDNRDDDTSEITFEILKDISASRSPESGFYKSIYLVNYPVGNRIQVYINKENHSHIKRFLAVTAPEVPISGFVNRIIDEHLKKYEHEMSKLYTECITKPL, from the coding sequence ATGACACAGATTATTTTTCAGGCCATCGTTGCCTGTTGCTGCATTTACACTGCTTACAGATTGTCATTGTTTATTTTCCGTAGGCTGTTCAAGGGCAGGAAAAGAGGAAAGGATGTCCGCGACGTTTCTGGTGAAACGGCAGACATGACAAAAACTGACAACAGGGATGACGATACATCCGAGATTACGTTTGAGATACTGAAAGACATATCTGCTTCCAGGTCTCCGGAAAGCGGTTTCTATAAATCCATCTATCTGGTAAACTATCCTGTTGGAAATCGGATACAAGTCTATATCAACAAGGAAAATCACTCCCATATCAAGCGTTTTCTGGCAGTTACCGCTCCTGAGGTGCCCATTTCCGGTTTTGTAAACAGGATTATAGATGAACATTTGAAGAAGTACGAGCATGAGATGTCAAAGCTGTACACGGAATGTATCACCAAACCTTTATAA
- a CDS encoding DUF3408 domain-containing protein, whose translation MKKKIVEVDEDVLKEIIVGDIPVFGKDSLAPKEKPVEHQEAKSPASTVPADTPAEKPSVEKPKRKKDESCGYRERFLVNIPASNRSHVYINREVAECIKRVLPVIAPEMSISGFISNILVDHLQKHWDEINELYNKEYYKPLKPF comes from the coding sequence ATGAAAAAGAAAATCGTAGAGGTGGACGAAGATGTCCTGAAGGAAATCATTGTCGGCGACATACCTGTTTTCGGCAAGGACAGCCTCGCCCCGAAAGAAAAGCCCGTGGAACATCAGGAAGCGAAAAGCCCCGCCTCAACCGTACCGGCAGATACTCCAGCGGAAAAGCCCTCCGTGGAGAAGCCCAAAAGGAAAAAGGATGAATCCTGCGGATACCGGGAAAGGTTTCTGGTCAATATACCCGCGTCAAACCGTTCCCATGTGTATATCAACCGTGAAGTGGCCGAGTGCATCAAACGGGTACTGCCTGTCATCGCTCCGGAGATGAGCATATCCGGCTTTATCAGCAATATCCTTGTGGACCATCTGCAGAAACACTGGGACGAAATCAACGAATTGTATAACAAAGAGTATTATAAACCATTAAAACCATTTTGA